The genomic region AGTCAGCCAGGGCGGAATTGATCAGTTTCCGGAGGGCATCGCGTTGCTTGAACTTGCGGGATGCTCCGGTCCCTTTCTTCCCGTCGGACAGCCGGCGTTCGGAAAAAAGGATGTGGATGTGATTGTTCTGTCTCGAGTACGTGGCCACGGTGTTCCCCGTGAGCTTCTTGACGACTGACTCCTTCGCATGGACGCTGAAGGAGTAGAGGTGGTCGCCATCGAACAACGCCCGGCATATCTCGTGCCCGACGCGAACGGCATCTCGCTGAGATAGCTCGTTCGGGATCGGGACAAAGCAGGTGGTCGTGAACCTCGCGTCTCTCCTCCTGGCAAGCTCCCTCTCCTTGACCTGGACCCACTCCCGGACTATGGCCAAGCGGTCCTCTTTGGTGATCCCCGACGCGATCTCGTCAATAACGGTGACCTCGCTGAGGGACGGTGACGGGTCGGCCGGATCGTTCAAATACATCGCATCGTCCATGCCGAGCTCGGGCATGTTGGCGCCGCCACCGATGGACTTGCTGGGCTTGGAATCGTAGTAGGCTTTCCCGCGGACGTCCGGGTTGTGCTTGGACGATGAATAATCGATGTCGTTCCAGGGTTTCCAGGTCTTGTCAGGCATCAGTGGTGACCTCCATGGTGAGGGACGGTGATGAGCGATGACGGCTGGCCTGTCCGGTCTCTCGACATGATATGGTGATTGTCGGTGAGCTTGATGATGACAGGGTGAGGACGTTGACGGCTAAGGTCCCCCTCCCCTGGGAGGGGGTTGGGGGTGGGGCCATGTTGTACCGAGCGCCCGGGTCGTTTCGATGTGAAGGGACGGGAGAAACGAGAGGCCAGCGAGGTTCGTCAAGCTCTCGCGCCGCATAGGATAAGCGCGAGGTATGAGGGTCGCGACACCATGGCCCTGGAGCGACCCGGTCAAAGCTCTCGTGCGACACGGTTGAGATGGAGCACGAGGTATAGGGGCCCACCGAGACATGGCTACACGGTGGGAGGGACCCGGCTACCTCTTCGAATGACGGTTTCATCGTCATGAGAAGGGGTAGTTGGGCCTCCACGATTTCCGGTCGGTTTGCGTTCAGCGAAACGACCGTCCGAGCGTCGCGAGGAAGCCAGTTTGCGTTCAGCAAAATGGCGGTTCGAGCATCGCGAGAACATGGAATCGTGGAGGCCCACGACGGATGCCCAGTGCTGCCTGCGATCGAAGAACAGTGCATGCCCGTCATCGACGTTCCGTGCTGTCTGCGATCGATGCTCAGCGTTGTCACGTCACCCTGCCCGACCCTCACCTTCTTCATCTTTTTCATCTTCACTTTCACCTCGCCGGCCTTCCCCTTCATCATCTTCATCACCTTCCCTCACCATCGTCCCGGGGTCTACCGTATCGCTTATCCGCGCACGTCAGTCTCGCCTTTTCGTCTTTCAAAAACTCGATCAGGGCATCGAGGATGTCGCCGGGGTGCCGGCCTTCGTTGATCATTCTCGCGATGGCGATGACCCGTGCGCGGAGTTTCCAGGTGGCGGCATGGTCCACTGCCATAACCCGCTGTCTGTTCTTCGTGGCGAAGACTTTCACCGGCTGCGATAACGCATACCAGGCAACCTTGTTGGCCACCCGTTTGAACATCTTCTCCCTCTCTTGGCCTTGCTTCTTTTCGAGTTCTGCCAGTTCC from Syntrophorhabdus sp. harbors:
- a CDS encoding MobA/MobL family protein, with protein sequence MPDKTWKPWNDIDYSSSKHNPDVRGKAYYDSKPSKSIGGGANMPELGMDDAMYLNDPADPSPSLSEVTVIDEIASGITKEDRLAIVREWVQVKERELARRRDARFTTTCFVPIPNELSQRDAVRVGHEICRALFDGDHLYSFSVHAKESVVKKLTGNTVATYSRQNNHIHILFSERRLSDGKKGTGASRKFKQRDALRKLINSALADSLTKRGYKITANTGAEKKTRVSRAQQRAREREQQQALAVSQVELEVAEKRNEIGAMDKEIAELEREVTSLEKGRQVPSFSKVHANLDKAERGMKDLEIQQQLDRINQRSQARLEADKKYRSGQDKNRSSRTRENVTREPDARDGIDR